The proteins below are encoded in one region of Paramisgurnus dabryanus chromosome 2, PD_genome_1.1, whole genome shotgun sequence:
- the ctdnep1b gene encoding CTD nuclear envelope phosphatase 1B isoform X1, producing MVDMLKTRQCLLGVRTFLGVTSRIWSFFLYILRKHIRTIIQYQTVRYDILPLSPISRNRLNTVKRKILVLDLDETLIHSHHDGVLRPTVRPGTPPDFILKVVIDKHPVRFFVHKRPHVDFFLEVVSQWYELVVFTASMEIYGCAVADKLDNNKGILKRRYYRQHCTLDSGSYIKDLSVVHDDLSSVVILDNSPGAYRSHPDNAIPIKSWFSDPSDTALLNLLPMLDALRFTADVRSVLSRNLHQHRLW from the exons ATGGTTGACATGCTAAAGACGCGCCAGTGTCTACTTGGCGTGCGCACTTTCCTTGGCGTCACGTCAAGAATTTGGAGCTTCTTCTTATACATCCTCAGGAAGCACATCAGGACG ATAATCCAATATCAGACAGTGCGATATGACATTTTACCATTGTCACCCATCTCCAGAAACAGACTCA ACACCGTAAAGCGAAAGATCTTGGTTTTAGATCTTGACGAGACGTTGATTCATTCGCATCACGATGGAGTTCTTAGACCAACAGTACGGCCTGGCACGCCACCGGATTTTATCCTAAAA GTGGTAATAGACAAACATCCAGTTAGATTCTTTGTACATAAAAGGCCGCATGTTGACTTCTTCTTGGAGGTGGTCAGCCAGTGGTATGAATTAGTAGTGTTCACTGCTAGTATGGAGATCTATGGCTGTGCAGTAGCTGATAAGCTAGACAACAACAAGGGAATCTTGAAAAGAAGATACTACAGACAG cacTGTACACTGGATTCAGGTAGTTATATTAAAGATCTGTCAGTAGTACATGATGACTTATCAAGTGTAGTGATTCTTGACAACTCACCAGGAGCATATCGAAGTCATCCAG ATAATGCAATACCTATAAAGTCATGGTTTAGTGACCCTAGTGACACAGCACTTCTTAACCTTCTGCCCATGCTGGATGCATTAAG ATTCACAGCAGATGTTCGATCCGTCCTGAGCCGAAATCTCCACCAGCATCGACTTTGGTGA
- the gabarapb gene encoding gamma-aminobutyric acid receptor-associated protein — protein sequence MKFQYKEEHPFEKRRSEGEKIRKKYPDRVPVIVEKAPKARIGDLDKKKYLVPSDLTVGQFYFLIRKRIHLRAEDALFFFVNNVIPPTSATMGQLYQEHHEEDFFLYIAYSDESVYGK from the exons ATGAAGTTTCAATACAAAGAAGAGCACCCTTTTGAGAAGAGGCGATCAGAAGGAGAGAAAATCAGGAAGAAATATCCCGACAGGGTTCCC GTCATTGTGGAAAAAGCCCCTAAAGCTAGAATAGGTGACCTAGACAAGAAAAAATATCTTGTCCCCTCTGATTTAACAG TGGGCCAGTTTTACTTTCTCATTCGAAAACGAATCCACCTTAGAGCTGAGGATGCGCTCTTCTTCTTCGTAAACAACGTCATTCCCCCGACCTCTGCCACAATGGGTCAGCTGTACCAG GAGCACCACGAAGAAGACTTCTTCCTTTACATCGCCTACAGTGATGAGAGTGTGTATGGAAAATAG
- the ctdnep1b gene encoding CTD nuclear envelope phosphatase 1B isoform X2, translating to MVDMLKTRQCLLGVRTFLGVTSRIWSFFLYILRKHIRTIIQYQTVRYDILPLSPISRNRLNTVKRKILVLDLDETLIHSHHDGVLRPTVRPGTPPDFILKVVIDKHPVRFFVHKRPHVDFFLEVVSQWYELVVFTASMEIYGCAVADKLDNNKGILKRRYYRQHCTLDSDNAIPIKSWFSDPSDTALLNLLPMLDALRFTADVRSVLSRNLHQHRLW from the exons ATGGTTGACATGCTAAAGACGCGCCAGTGTCTACTTGGCGTGCGCACTTTCCTTGGCGTCACGTCAAGAATTTGGAGCTTCTTCTTATACATCCTCAGGAAGCACATCAGGACG ATAATCCAATATCAGACAGTGCGATATGACATTTTACCATTGTCACCCATCTCCAGAAACAGACTCA ACACCGTAAAGCGAAAGATCTTGGTTTTAGATCTTGACGAGACGTTGATTCATTCGCATCACGATGGAGTTCTTAGACCAACAGTACGGCCTGGCACGCCACCGGATTTTATCCTAAAA GTGGTAATAGACAAACATCCAGTTAGATTCTTTGTACATAAAAGGCCGCATGTTGACTTCTTCTTGGAGGTGGTCAGCCAGTGGTATGAATTAGTAGTGTTCACTGCTAGTATGGAGATCTATGGCTGTGCAGTAGCTGATAAGCTAGACAACAACAAGGGAATCTTGAAAAGAAGATACTACAGACAG cacTGTACACTGGATTCAG ATAATGCAATACCTATAAAGTCATGGTTTAGTGACCCTAGTGACACAGCACTTCTTAACCTTCTGCCCATGCTGGATGCATTAAG ATTCACAGCAGATGTTCGATCCGTCCTGAGCCGAAATCTCCACCAGCATCGACTTTGGTGA
- the elp5 gene encoding elongator complex protein 5, with translation MLSNILQGTEAGGFIVIQDTVKYSGRGILKCFINAALKRGENVHVVGFETCETEVRAGLDSSCLEKFHFHEGHPDPLGWSCRSSFTVEQFTTEDITLLVQKAQHAKASVLVVDSLSFVLRHHQPVVVCRRLQELRKGGVIKTIIGLLHSDLHQQGVVGSVCHLASAVISVAPASNENCGVAKTTRRTKSGKVMQEEEFFNVSEDATLSVQTRPHQTGHVHTEQYEAEPDPASNLTFNLRLSNEEKKAREKVALPFVFSQEKKSALLKPSPGSGRIMYEPDANDDFDEEDPDDDLDV, from the exons ATGCTGTCAAATATTCTCCAAGGAACAGAGGCTGGGGGCTTCATAGTCATTCAAG ATACTGTAAAATACTCCGGCCGGGGCATCCTGAAGTGTTTCATTAATGCGGCCTTAAAGAG gggCGAGAACGTGCATGTGGTGGGATTCGAGACCTGTGAGACAGAAGTGCGTGCTGGCTTGGACAGTAGCTGTCTGGAAAA GTTTCATTTTCATGAGGGTCATCCTGATCCCCTTGGCTGGTCCTGCAGATCCTCATTCACCGTTGAGCAGTTCACTACTGAAGATATAACTCTGCTTGTCCAAAAAGCACAGCATGCTAAAGCGTCTGTACTTGTTGTTGACTCTCTCTCATTCGTTTTAAGGCATCATCAACCTGTTGTTGTCTGTAGAAGACTTCAAGAGCTTAGGAAAG GGGGAGTTATAAAAACTATTATTGGTCTCCTGCATTCAGACCTGCATCAGCAAGGTGTTGTAGGCAGCGTGTGCCACTTAGCCAGCGCTGTTATCTCTGTGGCACCTGCAAGCAATGAAAACTGTGGTGTGGCTAAGACCACACGGCGCACAAAGTCAGGCAAAGTTATGCAAGAG GAAGAGTTTTTTAATGTGTCAGAGGATGCAACACTCTCTGTACAGACACGGCCCCATCAAACTGGGCATGTACACACAGAGCAATACGAAGCTGAG CCTGATCCCGCATCAAACTTGACCTTTAATCTTCGTCTGTCAAATGAAGAAAAGAAAGCCAGAGAGAAAGTGGCACTTCCATTTGTGTTCAGCCAAGAAAA AAAGTCTGCTCTCCTGAAGCCGAGCCCTGGCTCTGGAAGGATCATGTATGAGCCTGATGCTAATGATGACTTTGATGAAGAGGATCCAGATGATGATCTTGATGTGTAA